TCCTTGTTGACAGAGGGGCCACCGTATCATACCAGGACAGACGCGGGAGACCCATGGCGGTCGCCTTGGCTTTCATAAAACGGCGGAACTCGGGCAGGCTGTTTTTCATGCTCCCGATCATCGCCTCAAGGGTGTTTCCTGACATTCCAGCCTGACGGGTGGACCGGTCCAGGGTGCTCTCAAATCCTCTGCGGGAGTTCAGGGTATGACTGAATCCCTTAACGCCGTTGAGAGCCGCCGCCATGGGAATCTCCATAGACTCCCAGCATTTCAGCTCTTTCTCCCAGGCTTTTTTTCTTATTCCCCGGTCGGGATGACTTGCCATAAGCCTCAGCTGGGTGACTGTCTTTTCTTCTTTCCCGTCCCAGTCTGTCTTTAATGAGGAGGAGATGCTCTCCTGTTGCCGCCCCCAGGCTGACCCGCCGGAGCGGGAGAGATCGGCTGCCAGGTCTTCCAGCTCCGGTGAGAGCTGAAACTTCTGCTCTTCCAGGGATTCTTTTAAATAATAGAGGTAATCTTTTAGAATCGGGGACTCTTTCCACTCCTTTTCCGAGCTGCCTGAATCGGCCAGACGGTTTTTGAAACGCACCAGTACTCCTGTAAAAGGGAGGGCCGCCTCTTCCAGGGCATTTAAGGCATTCAGAGCCGCGGCATCATCAGTGTTCACAGAGTAGGAGCAGTATGTATAGGATTCGAGAGACTCATAAAGATCATGGGCTCTGTTCAGCCCTGGTATCATCTCTTCCAGAGTCTTCAGCCCCTCATTCTTCCAGAGGTCATCCTTTATGAGTATTGTCCCCAGTCCCTGGAGTATCTCTTCCATTTCCAATTTGTCTTTTTTATATTTATCC
This DNA window, taken from Oceanispirochaeta sp., encodes the following:
- a CDS encoding M3 family metallopeptidase, with the translated sequence MSRSDLPAWDLNMYPSFDSDKYKKDKLEMEEILQGLGTILIKDDLWKNEGLKTLEEMIPGLNRAHDLYESLESYTYCSYSVNTDDAAALNALNALEEAALPFTGVLVRFKNRLADSGSSEKEWKESPILKDYLYYLKESLEEQKFQLSPELEDLAADLSRSGGSAWGRQQESISSSLKTDWDGKEEKTVTQLRLMASHPDRGIRKKAWEKELKCWESMEIPMAAALNGVKGFSHTLNSRRGFESTLDRSTRQAGMSGNTLEAMIGSMKNSLPEFRRFMKAKATAMGLPRLSWYDTVAPLSTRSDEWSWDRAKTFITRHFSALSGEYSEFARMCFDRNWIDAPPRESKVGGAYCISFPLTEESRVMTNFSGSFNDVSTIAHELGHAWHHEVLKKAPALHRHYPMTLAETASIFSETLVFQACYQQAGDQEKASLLDSTLMDSNQVITDILSRFLFE